From Peromyscus maniculatus bairdii isolate BWxNUB_F1_BW_parent chromosome 8, HU_Pman_BW_mat_3.1, whole genome shotgun sequence, a single genomic window includes:
- the LOC107402420 gene encoding protein Spindly-like, whose product MQQEQLEMQLNRSHRQEVSGLKNKLETLKVELDEARLSEKQLKQKLDHQEEVLTRKSEELWLMSGQRMGNSTSSEVLALQIELTQMEESLSSI is encoded by the exons ATgcagcaggaacagctggaaATGCAGCTAAACAGAAGCCACAGGCAGGAAGTGAGCGGCCTGAAAAACAAG TTAGAGACACTGAAAGTGGAACTAGATGAAGCAAGGTTAAGTGAAAAGCAGCTGAAGCAGAAGCTGGATCACCAAGAGGAAGTTCTCACTCGCAAATCGGAAGAGCTCTGGCTAATGTCTGGGCAGCGCATGGGCAATAGCACGTCTTCAGAGGTGCTGGCTCTTCAGATTGAGCTAACTCAAATGGAAG AATCCTTGAGCTCGATCTGA